A genomic region of Barnesiella viscericola DSM 18177 contains the following coding sequences:
- the truB gene encoding tRNA pseudouridine(55) synthase TruB — MDFNEGEIIYIDKPLHWTSFDVVKRIRLRILRRLKQKKLKVGHAGTLDPLATGVMIVCTGRATKRIEEFQYHTKEYIATLRLGATTPSFDLETEVDATYPHEHITREIIERTLPRFVGSIMQIPPSYSACKIDGRRAYDMARKGQEVELKPKELVIDEIELLDCELPEIRIRVVCSKGTYIRALARDIGIALGSGAHLVGLVRTRVGDVTLADCLSVDEVARLIDEAPIEATEPEDKKEKEENKPI, encoded by the coding sequence ATGGATTTTAACGAAGGCGAAATCATATATATCGACAAACCGCTGCATTGGACCTCGTTCGATGTGGTAAAGCGAATCCGGTTGCGGATACTGCGTCGGCTCAAACAGAAAAAGTTGAAGGTGGGCCACGCCGGTACCCTCGACCCGCTGGCCACCGGAGTGATGATTGTCTGCACCGGGCGGGCGACGAAACGCATCGAGGAGTTCCAGTACCACACCAAAGAGTATATCGCTACCCTGCGGTTGGGGGCCACCACTCCCTCCTTCGATTTGGAGACCGAGGTCGATGCCACCTATCCCCACGAGCATATTACTCGGGAGATTATCGAGCGAACTTTACCGCGTTTTGTCGGTTCCATTATGCAGATACCCCCTTCCTATTCGGCCTGCAAGATAGACGGTCGTCGGGCTTACGACATGGCCCGCAAGGGGCAGGAGGTGGAATTGAAACCCAAGGAGCTGGTCATCGACGAGATCGAGTTGCTCGATTGCGAATTGCCCGAGATCAGAATCCGGGTGGTGTGCAGCAAGGGTACCTACATCAGAGCCTTGGCCCGGGACATCGGGATTGCCCTTGGCAGTGGAGCCCACTTGGTGGGGCTTGTGCGTACACGAGTAGGCGATGTGACGCTGGCCGATTGCCTGTCGGTCGACGAGGTGGCCCGGCTCATCGACGAAGCGCCCATAGAGGCGACCGAGCCAGAAGATAAAAAAGAAAAAGAAGAAAATAAACCGATATGA
- the queA gene encoding tRNA preQ1(34) S-adenosylmethionine ribosyltransferase-isomerase QueA: MKLSQFKFKLPEAQIAQYPAKNRDESRLMVIDRKTGNIEHRIFKEIIDYFNEKDVFVFNDTKVFPARLYGNKEKTGAKIEVFLLRELNEENRLWDVLVEPARKIRIGNKLYFGDDDSMVAEVIDNTTSRGRTLRFLYDGSHDEFKEALYKLGEMPLPSYITRPVEELDAERYQNIFARHEGAVVTPAAGLHFSRELLKRMEIKGIDYGFLTLHSGLGNFREIDVEDLTKHKMDSEQLLVTPELVNLVNHAKDEGRQVCAVGTSVMRGIESAVSTGGHMKTYDGWTNKFIFPPYDFTVATSLVTNFHMPLSTMLMMVAAFGGYEIVLSAYDTALKEGYRFGAYGDAMLIL; this comes from the coding sequence ATGAAACTGTCCCAATTCAAATTCAAATTGCCCGAAGCGCAAATCGCTCAGTACCCGGCAAAAAACCGGGACGAGTCCCGGTTGATGGTTATCGACCGGAAGACGGGAAACATAGAACATCGCATTTTTAAAGAAATTATCGACTATTTCAACGAGAAAGACGTATTTGTTTTCAACGATACCAAAGTATTTCCGGCCCGCCTCTATGGTAACAAAGAGAAAACCGGTGCCAAAATCGAGGTCTTCCTCCTGCGCGAGCTCAACGAGGAGAACCGCCTGTGGGACGTTCTGGTCGAGCCGGCCCGGAAAATCCGTATCGGTAACAAACTCTATTTCGGCGACGACGACTCGATGGTGGCCGAGGTAATCGACAACACCACCTCGCGCGGCCGCACGCTGCGGTTCCTCTACGACGGCTCGCACGACGAATTCAAGGAGGCGCTCTACAAGCTGGGCGAGATGCCTCTGCCCTCCTACATCACCCGTCCGGTCGAGGAGCTCGATGCCGAGCGCTATCAAAATATCTTTGCCCGTCACGAAGGGGCTGTGGTCACTCCGGCCGCCGGTCTCCATTTCAGTCGGGAACTGTTGAAACGCATGGAGATTAAAGGTATCGACTACGGATTCCTCACGCTGCACTCGGGGTTGGGCAACTTCCGCGAAATCGATGTCGAGGACCTCACCAAGCACAAGATGGACTCCGAGCAACTGCTCGTCACCCCCGAGCTGGTCAATCTGGTCAACCACGCCAAGGACGAGGGTCGTCAGGTCTGCGCCGTGGGAACCTCGGTCATGCGCGGTATCGAGAGTGCCGTCAGCACCGGTGGACACATGAAAACCTACGACGGGTGGACCAACAAATTCATCTTCCCTCCCTACGATTTTACGGTTGCCACCAGTCTGGTTACCAATTTCCACATGCCGCTCTCGACCATGCTGATGATGGTGGCCGCTTTCGGTGGATATGAAATTGTACTGTCGGCCTATGATACCGCCTTGAAAGAGGGGTACCGTTTCGGAGCCTATGGCGATGCCATGCTCATTCTGTAA
- a CDS encoding BACON domain-containing protein — protein sequence MKNFYVLLALLSLLLMGCSKEDGTDVGGQAVQLAAGTSSEYTVYADQTTASPSQGITFTTTGPWRATVAETRAGADWVTISPDHGDQAGSYTITVSLEANTTGQDRKAVVTIECGDTRVTITIEQKGVTASGEQPQEPAFDMPRVSRFETAYFYLDGTTVVPEETSAFDFVYDETGRLSQIVSEGVNEVRTMTLTYGQGAVSYAVVLTENGVEDPHGDKGTATLDEAGRVASGEYFYTYEKNGEWISGSWSYQLSYDTEGCLVGCESSSSEQGTSHITWENGNPVQVRWGAENNLIDKATYSNIANGANIDLNWLCVLTSEGWDYSVGDPNKFFALAGLVGKRATHMVSTISESGAGPEPRLSKYNYILDDATGLPVEISRETTDYGSTKEYVDYTCKIEYVK from the coding sequence ATGAAAAACTTTTATGTGCTGTTGGCCTTGCTGTCCCTTCTCTTGATGGGCTGCTCCAAAGAAGATGGAACCGACGTCGGAGGTCAGGCGGTTCAACTGGCTGCCGGAACGTCGAGTGAGTACACAGTTTATGCCGACCAGACGACCGCGTCTCCCTCACAGGGAATCACCTTTACCACAACCGGCCCCTGGCGGGCTACGGTTGCCGAAACACGGGCCGGGGCCGACTGGGTGACGATTTCGCCCGACCACGGCGACCAGGCCGGCAGCTACACGATTACCGTCTCGCTTGAAGCCAATACCACCGGGCAGGACCGCAAGGCCGTCGTTACCATCGAGTGCGGCGATACCCGGGTGACGATTACCATCGAACAGAAGGGGGTGACCGCCAGTGGCGAGCAGCCCCAGGAGCCTGCGTTTGATATGCCGCGGGTATCTCGCTTTGAGACAGCTTACTTCTATCTCGACGGCACGACGGTGGTACCCGAAGAGACATCGGCCTTTGATTTCGTATACGATGAGACGGGGCGGCTTTCTCAAATCGTTTCGGAGGGTGTTAACGAAGTCCGCACGATGACTCTTACCTATGGTCAAGGAGCGGTCTCCTATGCAGTCGTATTGACCGAAAACGGGGTTGAAGATCCGCATGGCGACAAGGGTACGGCGACTCTCGACGAAGCCGGTCGGGTTGCATCGGGTGAATACTTCTATACGTATGAAAAGAATGGTGAGTGGATTTCGGGTTCATGGAGCTATCAACTGTCATACGACACCGAGGGCTGTTTGGTAGGGTGCGAGTCGAGCTCGTCGGAGCAGGGAACATCGCACATTACCTGGGAGAACGGCAACCCCGTGCAGGTGCGGTGGGGTGCAGAGAACAATCTGATCGACAAGGCTACGTATAGCAATATCGCCAATGGGGCCAATATCGACCTCAACTGGTTGTGTGTATTGACCTCCGAAGGGTGGGACTACTCGGTGGGTGATCCCAACAAATTCTTTGCCCTGGCCGGGCTCGTGGGGAAACGGGCAACCCACATGGTCTCGACAATCTCCGAGTCGGGTGCCGGTCCTGAACCTCGGCTTAGCAAGTATAATTATATCCTCGACGACGCAACGGGACTGCCTGTCGAGATTTCGCGGGAGACGACCGACTACGGCTCCACGAAAGAGTATGTCGATTACACGTGTAAGATCGAGTATGTGAAATAA